The following proteins are co-located in the Triticum aestivum cultivar Chinese Spring chromosome 1A, IWGSC CS RefSeq v2.1, whole genome shotgun sequence genome:
- the LOC123050803 gene encoding uncharacterized protein isoform X1 yields MDGEASSNRHGILERMLLDDSAEPTDLPLSLLEDITDRFSPDQQIGSGGFAVVYKGMIGKRMVAVKKLSNTVDITESKFHGEVKCLMKTKHKNIVRFLGYCADTQGKMAEYEGKLVMADVRNWLLCFEFVPKGSLDKHMSDSSCGLEWRERYRIIRGICEGLCYLHEKRILHLDLKPANVLLDIGMVPKIADFGLSRCFDEGQTRAITQHLCGSQGYLAPEFYRGQIAFASDIYSLGVIIMEILTGAKGYFEEEHVVESWMNRLDQAPERHAQLEQVRVCTKIGIECMDLDPKKRPVAQHIIDRLDKTARADYSCQTGMSSSLAELQPSLLEEQSGEIGKLAAESLIKDINERPETEDHCQQGQENADQCSLQEAQDTERKVDRPGTGIFSSKSSFLEKLKDLNIFSRKARRNFVMNGGSHLQTVRGLTIFTKAEIQKITKNNSEFLGTGRFCKAYKGTLPDNTMVAAKTFITLSNNSLRREFEVIIEVHKELIHKNILKLYGCCPEMDVPTLVFEFAANGSLESIVHGSKQKLPLDLRIDIAIGSAEGLRYMHSYANYPMLHGDVRPINIFLDDKLTPKIGNFGLSRLYSLEEEMRLQASESSDARNQLMLLNMGYMDRKFMQDGHLTLKNEVYSFGAILLELITRKKNIFDENRILVDEYRKVYEREKSGRAMFDKEIATEDNIFALEEIGKVVIECLKEDSKERPDMTEVTELLVMIRRERRLLKARNKAITTSVPSV; encoded by the exons ATGGACGGCGAAGCCAGCAGTAATAGACACGGCATCCTGGAGAGGATGCTGCTCGATGACAGCGCAGAGCCAACGGACCTGCCGTTATCACTTTTGGAGGACATCACAGACCGTTTCTCCCCTGATCAGCAAATTGGCAGCGGTGGATTCGCAGTGGTTTACAAG GGAATGATCGGAAAACGGATGGTTGCTGTAAAGAAGCTGTCCAACACAGTTGATATTACTGAGAGTAAATTCCACGGAGAGGTTAAATGCTTAATGAAGACCAAGCACAAGAACATAGTACGTTTTCTGGGGTATTGTGCTGACACACAAGGAAAAATGGCAGAATATGAGGGGAAGCTTGTCATGGCAGATGTACGAAACTGGTTACTCTGTTTTGAGTTTGTACCCAAAGGGAGTCTTGATAAGCATATGTCTG ATTCATCTTGCGGACTTGAATGGAGAGAGCGCTATCGAATAATCAGGGGAATATGTGAAGGCTTATGCTACCTTCATGAGAAGCGCATTCTTCATTTGGACCTTAAGCCTGCTAATGTCCTGCTTGACATTGGCATGGTACCCAAAATTGCTGATTTTGGTCTCTCGCGGTGTTTTGATGAAGGGCAAACCCGAGCTATTACTCAACATCTGTGTGGATCTCA GGGGTACTTGGCTCCAGAATTCTATAGAGGACAAATAGCATTTGCGTCAGATATATATAGTCTTGGTGTTATAATCATGGAGATACTTACAGGAGCGAAGGGATATTTTGAAGAGGAGCAT GTAGTTGAAAGTTGGATGAATCGACTGGATCAGGCACCAGAGAGGCACGCACAGTTAGAACAAGTAAGAGTATGCACTAAGATCGGGATAGAGTGCATGGACTTGGACCCAAAGAAGAGACCAGTTGCACAGCACATAATTGATAGGCTTGATAAAACAGCAAGAGCTGACTATTCATGCCAAACTGGCATGAGCAGTTCACTAGCTGAGCTGCAGCCAAGTTTACTCGAGGAGCAGTCTGGGGAAATAGGAAAGCTTGCAGCTGAGAGCCTTATAAAGGATATCAATGAACGCCCAGAAACAGAAGATCACTGCCAGCAGGGTCAAGAAAATGCAGATCAGTGCTCATTACAGGAAGCACAAGATACGGAGCGGAAGGTTGACCGACCAGGAACAGGCATTTTCAGCTCTAAATCTAGCTTCTTGGAGAAGCTAAAAGACTTGAATATCTTTAGCAGGAAAGCACGCAGGAATTTCGTGATGAATGGCGGCTCACACCTACAGACTGTCAGGGGCCTAACGATTTTCACAAAGGCGGAAATACAGAAAATCACAAAAAACAATTCAGAGTTTCTTGGTACCGGAAGATTTTGTAAAGCCTACAAAGGAACTCTTCCTGACAATACGATGGTGGCAGCTAAGACCTTTATCACGCTAAGCAATAATAGTCTGAGGCGGGAGTTTGAGGTGATAATAGAAGTCCATAAAGAACTGATCCACAAGAACATCCTCAAGCTCTATGGTTGCTGCCCGGAGATGGATGTTCCAACGTTGGTATTTGAATTTGCTGCTAATGGGAGCCTCGAGAGCATTGTCCATGGCAGTAAACAAAAACTTCCTTTAGACTTGCGTATTGACATCGCAATTGGGTCTGCAGAAGGGTTAAGATACATGCACTCCTACGCAAATTACCCCATGCTACATGGTGATGTCAGACCGATCAACATATTTCTCGATGACAAGTTGACACCAAAAATTGGAAACTTTGGGCTTTCGAGGCTTTATAGTTTAGAAGAGGAGATGAGGCTACAGGCCTCTGAATCAAGTGATGCACGCAACCAATTGATGCTGCTTAATATGGGTTACATGGACCGAAAATTCATGCAAGATGGACATTTAACACTAAAGAATGAGGTCTACAGCTTTGGAGCTATTCTTTTGGAGCTCATTACCAGGAAGAAGAACATATTTGATGAAAACCGCATCCTTGTCGATGAGTACCGCAAAGTTTATGAGAGAGAAAAGAGTGGAAGAGCAATGTTTGACAAGGAGATTGCAACTGAAGACAATATCTTCGCCCTGGAAGAAATTGGCAAGGTTGTAATTGAGTGCCTGAAAGAAGACAGTAAGGAACGACCAGATATGACGGAGGTGACGGAACTACTTGTGATGATCAGGAGAGAGAGGAGGCTCCTTAAGGCACGCAATAAGGCGATTACTACTAGTGTTCCATCTGTATAG
- the LOC123050803 gene encoding wall-associated receptor kinase-like 17 isoform X2 → MRGSLSWQMYETGYSVLSLYPKGVLISIYSSCGLEWRERYRIIRGICEGLCYLHEKRILHLDLKPANVLLDIGMVPKIADFGLSRCFDEGQTRAITQHLCGSQGYLAPEFYRGQIAFASDIYSLGVIIMEILTGAKGYFEEEHVVESWMNRLDQAPERHAQLEQVRVCTKIGIECMDLDPKKRPVAQHIIDRLDKTARADYSCQTGMSSSLAELQPSLLEEQSGEIGKLAAESLIKDINERPETEDHCQQGQENADQCSLQEAQDTERKVDRPGTGIFSSKSSFLEKLKDLNIFSRKARRNFVMNGGSHLQTVRGLTIFTKAEIQKITKNNSEFLGTGRFCKAYKGTLPDNTMVAAKTFITLSNNSLRREFEVIIEVHKELIHKNILKLYGCCPEMDVPTLVFEFAANGSLESIVHGSKQKLPLDLRIDIAIGSAEGLRYMHSYANYPMLHGDVRPINIFLDDKLTPKIGNFGLSRLYSLEEEMRLQASESSDARNQLMLLNMGYMDRKFMQDGHLTLKNEVYSFGAILLELITRKKNIFDENRILVDEYRKVYEREKSGRAMFDKEIATEDNIFALEEIGKVVIECLKEDSKERPDMTEVTELLVMIRRERRLLKARNKAITTSVPSV, encoded by the exons ATGAGGGGAAGCTTGTCATGGCAGATGTACGAAACTGGTTACTCTGTTTTGAGTTTGTACCCAAAGGGAGTCTTGATAAGCATAT ATTCATCTTGCGGACTTGAATGGAGAGAGCGCTATCGAATAATCAGGGGAATATGTGAAGGCTTATGCTACCTTCATGAGAAGCGCATTCTTCATTTGGACCTTAAGCCTGCTAATGTCCTGCTTGACATTGGCATGGTACCCAAAATTGCTGATTTTGGTCTCTCGCGGTGTTTTGATGAAGGGCAAACCCGAGCTATTACTCAACATCTGTGTGGATCTCA GGGGTACTTGGCTCCAGAATTCTATAGAGGACAAATAGCATTTGCGTCAGATATATATAGTCTTGGTGTTATAATCATGGAGATACTTACAGGAGCGAAGGGATATTTTGAAGAGGAGCAT GTAGTTGAAAGTTGGATGAATCGACTGGATCAGGCACCAGAGAGGCACGCACAGTTAGAACAAGTAAGAGTATGCACTAAGATCGGGATAGAGTGCATGGACTTGGACCCAAAGAAGAGACCAGTTGCACAGCACATAATTGATAGGCTTGATAAAACAGCAAGAGCTGACTATTCATGCCAAACTGGCATGAGCAGTTCACTAGCTGAGCTGCAGCCAAGTTTACTCGAGGAGCAGTCTGGGGAAATAGGAAAGCTTGCAGCTGAGAGCCTTATAAAGGATATCAATGAACGCCCAGAAACAGAAGATCACTGCCAGCAGGGTCAAGAAAATGCAGATCAGTGCTCATTACAGGAAGCACAAGATACGGAGCGGAAGGTTGACCGACCAGGAACAGGCATTTTCAGCTCTAAATCTAGCTTCTTGGAGAAGCTAAAAGACTTGAATATCTTTAGCAGGAAAGCACGCAGGAATTTCGTGATGAATGGCGGCTCACACCTACAGACTGTCAGGGGCCTAACGATTTTCACAAAGGCGGAAATACAGAAAATCACAAAAAACAATTCAGAGTTTCTTGGTACCGGAAGATTTTGTAAAGCCTACAAAGGAACTCTTCCTGACAATACGATGGTGGCAGCTAAGACCTTTATCACGCTAAGCAATAATAGTCTGAGGCGGGAGTTTGAGGTGATAATAGAAGTCCATAAAGAACTGATCCACAAGAACATCCTCAAGCTCTATGGTTGCTGCCCGGAGATGGATGTTCCAACGTTGGTATTTGAATTTGCTGCTAATGGGAGCCTCGAGAGCATTGTCCATGGCAGTAAACAAAAACTTCCTTTAGACTTGCGTATTGACATCGCAATTGGGTCTGCAGAAGGGTTAAGATACATGCACTCCTACGCAAATTACCCCATGCTACATGGTGATGTCAGACCGATCAACATATTTCTCGATGACAAGTTGACACCAAAAATTGGAAACTTTGGGCTTTCGAGGCTTTATAGTTTAGAAGAGGAGATGAGGCTACAGGCCTCTGAATCAAGTGATGCACGCAACCAATTGATGCTGCTTAATATGGGTTACATGGACCGAAAATTCATGCAAGATGGACATTTAACACTAAAGAATGAGGTCTACAGCTTTGGAGCTATTCTTTTGGAGCTCATTACCAGGAAGAAGAACATATTTGATGAAAACCGCATCCTTGTCGATGAGTACCGCAAAGTTTATGAGAGAGAAAAGAGTGGAAGAGCAATGTTTGACAAGGAGATTGCAACTGAAGACAATATCTTCGCCCTGGAAGAAATTGGCAAGGTTGTAATTGAGTGCCTGAAAGAAGACAGTAAGGAACGACCAGATATGACGGAGGTGACGGAACTACTTGTGATGATCAGGAGAGAGAGGAGGCTCCTTAAGGCACGCAATAAGGCGATTACTACTAGTGTTCCATCTGTATAG
- the LOC123050821 gene encoding cytochrome P450 85A1, whose amino-acid sequence MSTSTPTTAELAWRFAAAHVLLLLPVVVGGIAYLLLRALRASQLRQEGNSPPPGGIGGWCRGAVGAETLSFLADNSSGRGFYHFVQARALRYGACFRTVLFGRTHVFLLSSRARAAAASLLAADPPHFAKRYVRTVADLLGEHSLLCTSHGAHRRMRRAVAGLFAAAPTAAFAAAFDRLIAARLLADGCTGRAVVLDAALDVTFTAICEMLIGPQEDAHKLGQLQADVMDVTQAMLALPIRLPGTRFCRGLQARKRIMDVLRQEIFVRRENGLKLDRRDDFLQTLLLKSHMDSPEEALTDEQILDNILTLIIAGQVTTATAITWMVKYLGDNTDLQEKLRSVQLDLASKHNDAPLTLQHLNTMDYAYKTVKESLRMATIVSWFPRVALKDCRVAGFHIKKDWIVNVDARSIHYDPAIYDNPTVFDPSRFNDDMKPYSFLVFGAGSRTCLGMNLAKIMMLIFLHRLVTNFRWEMADHDTNLEKWAMFPRLKNGCPIQLTPIRKDKMH is encoded by the exons ATGTCGAcgtcgacgccgacgacggcggagctggCATGGCGCTTCGCGGCCGCTCACGTCTTGCTGTTGTTACCGGTAGTCGTCGGCGGCATCGCCTACCTCCTCCTCCGCGCCCTACGCGCTTCACAACTCCGGCAAGAAGGCAACAGCCCGCCGCCGGGGGGCATCGGCGGCTGGTGCCGGGGCGCGGTCGGGGCGGAGACGCTGTCCTTCCTGGCGGACAACAGCAGCGGCAGGGGCTTCTACCACTTCGTCCAGGCGCGCGCGCTCCGGTACGGCGCCTGCTTCCGCACCGTGCTCTTCGGCCGCACCCacgtcttcctcctctcctcccgcgcgcgcgccgccgccgccagcctcctGGCCGCCGACCCGCCCCACTTCGCTAAGCGCTACGTGCGCACCGTCGCCGACCTGCTCGGCGAGCACAGCCTCCTCTGCACCTCCCACGGCGCGCACCGCCGCATGCGCCGCGCCGTCGCGGGCCTCTTCGccgccgcgcccacggccgccttcgccgccgccttcgaccgcCTGATCGCCGCCCGGCTGCTGGCCGACGGCTGCACGGGCCGGGCCGTCGTGCTGGACGCCGCGCTCGACGTCACCTTCACGGCCATCTGCGAGATGCTCATCGGGCCACAGGAGGATGCACATAAGCTGGGACAGCTGCAGGCCGACGTCATGGACGTAACGCAAGCCATGCTCGCGCTGCCAATCAGGCTGCCTGGAACAAGGTTCTGCAGAGGCCTACAG GCAAGGAAGAGGATCATGGATGTACTGAGGCAAGAAATATTCGTGAGGCGAGAAAATGGCCTGAAACTAGATCGCCGCGACGACTTTCTGCAGACCCTTCTTCTCAAGAGCCATATGGATTCACCTGAAGAAGCGCTCACGGATGAACAGATTCTGGATAACATTTTGACACTCATAATTGCAG GGCAAGTGACAACAGCAACAGCAATTACATGGATGGTCAAGTACCTGGGCGACAACACAGATCTCCAAGAGAAACTAAGA TCAGTTCAGCTGGATCTGGCATCCAAGCACAATGATGCACCTCTTACCCTACAACATCTGAACACCATGGACTACGCATACAAGACGGTCAAAGAATCTCTGAGGATGGCCACCATAGTTTCTTGGTTTCCAAGGGTGGCACTCAAGGACTGCCGGGTTGCAG GATTCCACATTAAGAAGGACTGGATCGTAAATGTCGACGCGAGATCCATACACTATGATCCGGCCATCTATGACAATCCGACGGTGTTTGATCCTTCCAGGTTCAAC GATGATATGAAGCCATACAGCTTCTTGGTATTTGGAGCAGGCAGCAGAACATGCCTGGGGATGAACCTTGCCAAGATTATGATGCTAATATTCCTTCATCGCCTTGTCACAAATTTCAG ATGGGAGATGGCAGACCACGATACAAACCTTGAGAAATGGGCAATGTTTCCGAGGCTCAAGAATGGCTGCCCAATTCAGCTCACGCCGATACGCAAGGACAAGATGCACTGA
- the LOC543080 gene encoding D-xylose-proton symporter-like 2 — MASKGERDVEIHVSSPLPDDRDAARPLLPAACEAYSVSAAILPFFFPALGGLLYGYDIGATSGATISLKSPTSSGTAWHDLSSVQTGLVVSGSLYGALIGSATAFTIADFLGRRRELVVSSIMYLIGALLTAVAPNFLIMVVGRFLYGIGIGLAMHAAPMYIAETAPSQIRGMLISLKEFFIVLGMLLGYIVGNLFVEVISGWRYMYATSAPICVIMGIGMCWLPCSPRWLLLCATQGKGDLRETKENATRCLCRLRGQASPDLVSEQVNLILEELSYVGEEKKAGFSEIFQGKCLKAMIIGCGLVFFQQVTGQPSVLYYAATIFQSAGFSGASDATRVSILLGLLKLIMTGVAVLVVDKLGRRPLLIGGVSGIAVSLFLLSSYYTLFTGAPYVAVIALLLYVGCYQLSFGPIGWLMISEVFPLKLRGRGLSVAVLVNFASNALVTFAFSPLEDLIGTGVLFASFGVIAVASLAFIFCIVPETKGLTLEEIEAKL; from the exons ATGGCGTCCAAG GGCGAGAGGGATGTGGAGATCCACGTCTCCTCCCCGCTGCCCGACGACCGCGACGCCGCTAGGCCCTTGCTGCCCGCCGCCTGCGAGGCCTACTCCGTCTCCGCCGCAATCCTCCC CTTCTTTTTCCCAGCTCTGGGTGGGCTTCTCTATGGCTATGACATCGGGGCAACATCTGGTGCCACCATATCGCTCAAG TCCCCCACATCCAGTGGTACAGCATGGCACGACCTGTCATCAGTGCAAACCGGCCTCGTG GTCAGCGGCTCACTCTATGGTGCTTTGATCGGATCCGCCACGGCATTCACCATTGCGGATTTTCTAG GAAGGCGCAGAGAGCTTGTTGTTTCTTCTATCATGTATTTGATTGGAGCTCTTCTCACCGCAGTGGCTCCTAACTTCCTTATCATGGTGGTTGGTCGCTTTTTATATGGCATAGGAATTGGATTG GCTATGCACGCTGCTCCAATGTATATTGCTGAGACTGCTCCAAGTCAGATTAGAGGCATGCTCATCTCTCTCAAGGAGTTCTTTATTGTTCTTGGGATGCTT CTTGGTTATATAGTAGGCAATCTATTTGTTGAAGTGATTTCTGGTTGGCGCTACATGTATGCCACCAGTGCTCCGATATGTGTCATTATGGGCATCGGAATGTGCTGGTTACCTTGTTCACCTAGGTGGCTTCTGTTATGTGCCACACAAGGAAAAGGAGATCTGCGGGAGACAAAAGAAAATGCTACACGTTGCTTATGTCGATTGAGGGGTCAAGCGTCACCTGATTTGGTTTCGGAGCAGGTCAATTTGATTCTGGAAGAACTCTCATACGTTGGTGAAGAGAAAAAAGCAGGCTTCAGTGAGATCTTTCAAGGAAAGTGTCTCAAAGCAATGATAATTGGATGTGGTTTGGTGTTCTTTCAGCAG GTCACTGGTCAACCAAGTGTGCTATATTATGCTGCGACAATTTTTCAG AGTGCTGGATTCTCTGGAGCATCTGATGCCACTCGTGTATCAATTCTTCTTGGCTTGCTGAAG CTGATTATGACTGGAGTTGCCGTTCTTGTGGTTGACAAACTTGGCAGAAGACCATTACTAATTGGTGGTGTTAGTGGAATT GCTGTCTCCCTATTCTTATTGTCTTCATACTATACCTTGTTTACGGGTGCTCCTTATGTGGCTGTAATAGCACTTCTACTGTATGTTGGCTGCTACCAG TTATCATTTGGCCCGATTGGCTGGCTTATGATTTCGGAGGTTTTCCCGCTGAAACTGCGTGGCCGTGGATTGAGTGTTGCTGTTCTTGTGAACTTCGCCTCCAACGCGCTTGTCACTTTTGCTTTCTCCCCACTAGAG GACTTGATTGGCACCGGGGTTCTCTTTGCTTCGTTTGGGGTGATTGCGGTGGCGTCTCTCGCATTCATATTCTGCATTGTGCCTGAAACAAAAGGGCTCACCCTGGAAGAAATCGAAGCCAAACTGTAG